From the Scophthalmus maximus strain ysfricsl-2021 chromosome 11, ASM2237912v1, whole genome shotgun sequence genome, one window contains:
- the LOC118299485 gene encoding clathrin heavy chain 1 isoform X4: protein MAQILPIRFQEHLQLQNLGINPANIGFSTLTMESDKFICIREKVGEQAQVVIIDMADPNNPIRRPISADSAIMNPASKVIALKAAKTLQIFNIEMKSKMKAHTMTDDVTFWKWISLNTVALVTDNAVYHWSMEGDSQPIKVFDRHSSLAGCQIINYRTDAKQKWLLLIGISAQQNRVVGAMQLYSVDRKVSQPIEGHAAGFAQFKMEGNTEESTLFCFAVRGQAGGKLHIIEVGTPPTGNQPFPKKAVDVFFPPEAQNDFPVAMQISSKQDVVFLITKYGYIHLYDLETGTCIYMNRISGETIFVTAPHEPTAGIIGVNRKGQVLSVCVEEENIIPYITNVLQNPDLALRMAVRNNLAGAEELFARKFNTLFAAGNYSEAAKVAANAPKGILRTPDTIRRFQSVPAQPGQTSPLLQYFGILLDQGQLNKFESLELCRPVLQQGRKQLLEKWLKEDKLECSEELGDLVKSVDPTLALSVYLRANVPNKVIQCFAETGQFQKIVLYAKKVGYTPDWIFLLRNVMRISPEQGLQFSQMLVQDEEPLADITQIVDVFMEYNLIQQCTSFLLDALKNNRPMEGPLQTRLLEMNLVHAPQVADAILGNQMFTHYDRAHVAQLCEKAGLLQRALEHYTDLYDIKRAVVHTHLLNPEWLVNFFGSLSVEDSLECLRAMLSANIRQNLQICVQVASKYHEQLSTQSLTELFESFKSFEGLFYFLGSIVNFSQDPEVHFKYIQAACKTGQIKEVERICRESNCYDPERVKNFLKEAKLTDQLPLIIVCDRFDFVHDLVLYLYRNSLQKYIEIYVQKVNPSRLPVVIGGLLDVDCAEDVIKNLIMVVRGQFSTDELVAEVEKRNRLKLLLPWLEARIHEGCEEPATHNALAKIYIDSNNNPERFLRENPFYDSRVVGKYCEKRDPHLACVAYERGQCDQELIHVCNENSLFKSLSRYLVRRKDPELWASVLLETNNYRRPLIDQVVQTALSETQDPEEVSVTVKAFMTADLPNELIELLEKIVLDNSVFSEHRNLQNLLILTAIKADRTRVMEYINRLDNYDAPDIANIAISNELFEEAFAIFRKFDVNTSAVQVLIEHIGNLDRAYEFAERCNEPPVWSQLAKAQLQKGLVKEAIDSYIKADDPSAYMEVGQAAAQSGNWEDLVKFLQMARKKARESYVETELIFALAKTNRLAELEEFINGPNNAHIQQVGDRCYDDKMYDAAKLLYNNVSNFGRLASTLVHLGEYQAAVDGARKANSTRTWKEVCFACVEGKEFRLAQMCGLHIVVHADELEELINYYQDRGYFEELITMLEAALGLERAHMGMFTELAILYSKFKPQKMREHLELFWSRVNIPKVLRAAEQAHLWGELVFLYDKYEEYDNAIITMMSHPANAWKEGQFKDIVTKVANVELYYKAVQFYLEFKPLLLNDLLIVLSPRLDHTRAVNFFSKVKQLPLVKPYLRSVQNHNNKSVNEALNNLFIIEEDYAALRASIDAYDNFDNISLAQGLEKHELIEFRRIAAYLFKGNNRWKQSVELCKKDKLYKDAMQYASESKDIELAEELLAWFLMEDKKECFAACLFTCYDLLRPDVVLETAWRHNIMDFSMPYFIQVMREYLSKVDKLEASESLRKQEEQATESQPIVYGTPQLMLTSGTNVAVPPQQPYGYGYTAAPGYTQPPQPNFGYGM from the exons CTGCAAAGACGCTGCAGATCTTCAACATCGAGATGAAGAGCAAGATGAAGGCTCACACCATGACGGATGACGTGACCTTCTGGAAGTGGATCTCGCTCAACACGGTGGCGCTGGTCACGGACAACGCCGTCTACCACTGGAGCATGGAGGGCGACTCCCAGCCGATCAAAGTGTTCGACCGACACTCCAGCCTGGCGGGCTGCCAGATCATCAACTATCGCACCGACGCCAAACAGAAGTGGCTGCTGCTCATCGGCATTTCGGCACAG caaAACCGTGTGGTCGGAGCCATGCAGCTGTACTCGGTGGACAGGAAGGTGTCCCAGCCCATCGAGGGCCACGCCGCCGGCTTCGCCCAGTTCAAGATGGAGGGCAACACCGAGGAGTCGACTCTGTTCTGCTTTGCTGTGCGAGGACAGGCGGGAGGAAAA CTGCATATCATTGAAGTGGGAACTCCGCCCACTGGGAACCAGCCATTTCCAAAGAAAGCTGTGGATGTTTTCTTCCCTCCAGAAGCCCAGAATGATTTTCCTGTTGCCATGCAG ATCAGCTCAAAGCAGGACGTCGTCTTTCTCATCACCAAGTACGGCTACATCCACCTGTACGACCTGGAGACCGGCACCTGCATCTACATGAACAGGATCAGCGGGGAGACCATCTTCGTCACCGCCCCCCACGAGCCAACAGCCGGCATCATCGGAGTCAACAGAAAAGGACAG GTGTTGTCGGTGtgcgtggaggaggagaacatcaTTCCCTACATCACCAACGTGCTCCAGAACCCAGACTTGGCTCTGCGCATGGCCGTCCGCAACAACCTGGCCGGCGCAGAGGAGCTGTTCGCCCGCAAGTTCAACACGCTCTTCGCTGCGGGGAATTACTCTGAAGCCGCCAAGGTGGCGGCCAACGCTCCCAAG GGTATCCTGCGGACCCCGGACACCATCCGTCGGTTCCAGAGCGTTCCGGCTCAGCCGGGCCAGACGTCTCCCCTGCTCCAGTACTTTGGCATCCTGCTGGACCAGGGCCAGCTCAACAAGTTTGAGTCTCTGGAGCTGTGCAGGCCCGTCCTGCAGCAGGGCCGCaagcagctgctggagaagtGGCTGAAAGAAGACAAG CTCGAGTGCTCCGAGGAGCTCGGCGACTTGGTGAAGTCCGTCGATCCCACTCTCGCCCTCAGCGTCTACCTCCGAGCCAACGTCCCCAACAAGGTTATCCAGTGCTTCGCGGAGACCGGTCAATTCCAGAAGATTGTCCTCTACGCCAAGAAG gTGGGCTACACTCCAGACTGGATCTTCCTGCTCAGGAACGTGATGCGGATCAGCCCGGAGCAGGGACTCCAGTTCTCTCAGATGCTGGTTCAGGACGAAGAGCCACTCGCTGACAtcacacag ATTGTTGACGTGTTCATGGAGTACAACCTGATCCAGCAGTGCACATCCTTCCTGCTTGACGCCCTGAAGAACAACAGACCCATGGAGGGGCCACTGCAGACACGCCTGCTGGAAATGAACCTGGTCCACGCACCACAG GTTGCAGATGCCATCCTGGGCAACCAGATGTTCACCCACTATGACCGTGCACATGTGGCCCAGCTGTGTGAGAAGGCCGGTCTCCTGCAGAGGGCGCTGGAACACTACACCGACCTGTACGACATCAAGCGCGCTGTGGTGCACACGCACCTGCTCAACCCAGAG tggTTGGTGAACTTCTTTGGCTCCTTGTCGGTGGAGGACTCTCTGGAGTGTCTGAGGGCCATGCTGTCGGCCAACATTCGCCAGAACCTACAGATCTGCGTGCAAGTGGCCTCCAAGTACCACGAGCAGCTCAGCACTCAGTCGCTCACGGAACTCTTTGAGTCGTTCAAAAGTTTTGAGG gttTGTTCTACTTCCTGGGTTCCATTGTGAACTTCAGCCAGGATCCAGAGGTCCACTTCAAATACATCCAGGCCGCCTGCAAGACTGGCCAGATcaaagaggtggagagaatCTGCCGAGAGAGCAACTGTTACGACCCCGAGCGCGTGAAGAACTTCCTCAAG GAAGCCAAGCTGACCGACCAGCTGCCTCTGATCATCGTGTGCGATCGCTTTGACTTTGTCCACGACCTAGTGCTGTACCTGTACCGCAACAGCCTGCAGAAGTACATCGAGATATACGTGCAGAAG GTGAACCCGAGCCGTCTGCCCGTCGTCATTGGAGGGTTGCTGGATGTCGACTGTGCCGAGGACGTGATTAAGAACCTGATCATGGTGGTGAGAGGACAGTTCTCCACGGATGAACTGGTTGCTGAAGTGGAGAAAAGAAATCG actgaagctgctgctgccgtggtTGGAGGCTCGCATTCACGAAGGTTGCGAGGAGCCCGCCACCCACAACGCTCTGGCCAAGATCTACAtcgacagcaacaacaacccgGAGCGCTTCCTGCGGGAGAACCCCTTCTACGACAGCCGCGTGGTGGGGAAGTACTGCGAGAAGAGGGACCCCCACCTGGCCTGCGTGGCCTACGAGCGAGGACAGTGTGACCAGGAGCTGATCCAC GTCTGCAATGAGAACTCGCTGTTCAAGAGTCTGTCCCGCTACCTTGTTCGCCGCAAGGACCCCGAGTTGTGGGCCAGTGTGCTGCTGGAGACCAACAACTACAGGAGACCCCTCATCGACCAG GTCGTCCAGACGGCCTTGTCCGAGACCCAGGATCCAGAGGAGGTGTCCGTCACCGTCAAGGCTTTCATGACCGCCGACCTTCCCAACGAGCTCAtcgagctgctggagaagattGTCCTGGACAACTCTGTCTTCAGCGAGCACAG AAACCTCCAGAACTTGCTCATCCTGACGGCCATTAAAGCCGATCGGACGCGTGTCATGGAGTACATCAACCGCCTGGACAACTACGACGCGCCCGACATCGCCAACATCGCCATCAGCAACGAGTTGTTCGAAGAGGCCTTCGCTATTTTCAGAAAATTTGACGTGAACACCTCAGCCGTGCAG GTCTTGATCGAGCACATCGGGAACCTGGACAGAGCTTACGAGTTCGCCGAGCGCTGCAACGAGCCTCCGGTGTGGAGTCAGCTGGCGAAGGCCCAGCTTCAGAAGGGTCTCGTGAAGGAAGCCATCGACTCCTACATCAAGGCCGACGACCCGTCTGCTTACATGGAAGTGGGACAGGCCGCGGCCCAGAGCG gAAACTGGGAGGACCTGGTGAAGTTTCTGCAGATGGCCCGTAAGAAGGCCCGCGAGTCGTACGTGGAGACGGAGTTGATCTTCGCCCTGGCCAAGACCAACCGCCTAGCCGAGCTGGAGGAGTTCATCAACGGACCCAACAACGCTCACATCCAGCAA GTGGGTGACCGGTGCTATGACGACAAGATGTACGACGCGGCCAAGCTGCTGTACAACAACGTGTCCAACTTCGGCCGCCTTGCCTCCACTCTGGTCCACCTGGGTGAGTACCAGGCCGCTGTGGACGGAGCGCGCAAGGCCAACAGCACCCGCACCTGGAAGGAG GTGTGTTTTGCTTGCGTAGAGGGGAAGGAGTTCCGTCTCGCCCAGATGTGCGGCCTACACATCGTCGTCCACGCCGACGAGCTTGAGGAGCTCATCAACTATTACCAG GACCGCGGCTACTTTGAGGAGCTGATCACCATGCTGGAGGCCGCTCTCGGGCTGGAGCGGGCGCACATGGGCATGTTCACCGAGCTGGCCATCCTCTACTCCAAGTTCAAGCCCCAGAAGATGAGGGAGCATCTGGAGCTCTTCTGGTCCCGCGTCAACATTCCAAAG gttctcaGGGCAGCGGAGCAGGCCCACCTCTGGGGGGAGCTGGTGTTCCTCTACGACAAGTACGAGGAGTATGACAACGCCATCATCACCATGATGAGCCACCCGGCCAATGCCTGGAAGGAGGGCCAGTTCAAAGACATCGTCACcaag gtggCCAACGTGGAGCTCTACTACAAAGCCGTCCAGTTTTATCTGGAGTTCAAACCGTTGTTACTCAACGACCTGCTCATCGTCCTCTCGCCGAGACTCGACCACACACGCGCCGTCAACTTCTTCAGCAAG GTGAAACAGCTGCCTCTCGTGAAACCGTACCTCAGGTCTGTCCAGAATCACAACAACAAGTCGGTGAACGAGGCACTGAACAACCTCTTCATCATCGAGGAAGACTATGCG GCGCTGCGTGCTTCCATTGACGCCTACGACAACTTTGACAACATCTCACTGGCCCAGGGCCTGGAGAAGCACGAGCTGATCGAGTTCCGGAGGATCGCGGCCTACCTCTTCAAGGGCAACAACCGCTGGAAACAGAGCGTGGAGCTCTGCAAGAAGGACAAGCTCTACAAG gACGCCATGCAGTACGCGTCCGAGTCCAAAGACATAGAGCTGGCCGAAGAGCTCCTGGCCTGGTTCCTGATGGAGGACAAGAAGGAGTGTTTTGCCGCCTGCCTGTTCACCTGCTACGACCTGCTGCGGCCCGACGTGGTGCTGGAGACCGCCTGGCGACACAACATCATGGACTTCTCCATGCCGTACTTCATCCAGGTCATGAGGGAGTATCTGTCCAAG GTGGACAAACTTGAAGCCTCCGAGTCCctgaggaaacaggaggagcaGGCCACGGAGTCTCAGCCCATTGTTTACG gCACCCCCCAGCTCATGCTAACGTCGGGGACCAACGTGGCCGTGCCCCCCCAGCAGCCCTACGGCTACGGCTACACAGCAGCACCCGGCTACACCCAGCCACCGCAGCCCAACTTCGGTTACGGCATGTGA
- the LOC118299485 gene encoding clathrin heavy chain 1 isoform X1 has protein sequence MAQILPIRFQEHLQLQNLGINPANIGFSTLTMESDKFICIREKVGEQAQVVIIDMADPNNPIRRPISADSAIMNPASKVIALKDAAKTLQIFNIEMKSKMKAHTMTDDVTFWKWISLNTVALVTDNAVYHWSMEGDSQPIKVFDRHSSLAGCQIINYRTDAKQKWLLLIGISAQQNRVVGAMQLYSVDRKVSQPIEGHAAGFAQFKMEGNTEESTLFCFAVRGQAGGKLHIIEVGTPPTGNQPFPKKAVDVFFPPEAQNDFPVAMQISSKQDVVFLITKYGYIHLYDLETGTCIYMNRISGETIFVTAPHEPTAGIIGVNRKGQVLSVCVEEENIIPYITNVLQNPDLALRMAVRNNLAGAEELFARKFNTLFAAGNYSEAAKVAANAPKGILRTPDTIRRFQSVPAQPGQTSPLLQYFGILLDQGQLNKFESLELCRPVLQQGRKQLLEKWLKEDKLECSEELGDLVKSVDPTLALSVYLRANVPNKVIQCFAETGQFQKIVLYAKKVGYTPDWIFLLRNVMRISPEQGLQFSQMLVQDEEPLADITQIVDVFMEYNLIQQCTSFLLDALKNNRPMEGPLQTRLLEMNLVHAPQVADAILGNQMFTHYDRAHVAQLCEKAGLLQRALEHYTDLYDIKRAVVHTHLLNPEWLVNFFGSLSVEDSLECLRAMLSANIRQNLQICVQVASKYHEQLSTQSLTELFESFKSFEGLFYFLGSIVNFSQDPEVHFKYIQAACKTGQIKEVERICRESNCYDPERVKNFLKEAKLTDQLPLIIVCDRFDFVHDLVLYLYRNSLQKYIEIYVQKVNPSRLPVVIGGLLDVDCAEDVIKNLIMVVRGQFSTDELVAEVEKRNRLKLLLPWLEARIHEGCEEPATHNALAKIYIDSNNNPERFLRENPFYDSRVVGKYCEKRDPHLACVAYERGQCDQELIHVCNENSLFKSLSRYLVRRKDPELWASVLLETNNYRRPLIDQVVQTALSETQDPEEVSVTVKAFMTADLPNELIELLEKIVLDNSVFSEHRNLQNLLILTAIKADRTRVMEYINRLDNYDAPDIANIAISNELFEEAFAIFRKFDVNTSAVQVLIEHIGNLDRAYEFAERCNEPPVWSQLAKAQLQKGLVKEAIDSYIKADDPSAYMEVGQAAAQSGNWEDLVKFLQMARKKARESYVETELIFALAKTNRLAELEEFINGPNNAHIQQVGDRCYDDKMYDAAKLLYNNVSNFGRLASTLVHLGEYQAAVDGARKANSTRTWKEVCFACVEGKEFRLAQMCGLHIVVHADELEELINYYQDRGYFEELITMLEAALGLERAHMGMFTELAILYSKFKPQKMREHLELFWSRVNIPKVLRAAEQAHLWGELVFLYDKYEEYDNAIITMMSHPANAWKEGQFKDIVTKVANVELYYKAVQFYLEFKPLLLNDLLIVLSPRLDHTRAVNFFSKVKQLPLVKPYLRSVQNHNNKSVNEALNNLFIIEEDYAALRASIDAYDNFDNISLAQGLEKHELIEFRRIAAYLFKGNNRWKQSVELCKKDKLYKDAMQYASESKDIELAEELLAWFLMEDKKECFAACLFTCYDLLRPDVVLETAWRHNIMDFSMPYFIQVMREYLSKVEAIKEKVDKLEASESLRKQEEQATESQPIVYGTPQLMLTSGTNVAVPPQQPYGYGYTAAPGYTQPPQPNFGYGM, from the exons CTGCAAAGACGCTGCAGATCTTCAACATCGAGATGAAGAGCAAGATGAAGGCTCACACCATGACGGATGACGTGACCTTCTGGAAGTGGATCTCGCTCAACACGGTGGCGCTGGTCACGGACAACGCCGTCTACCACTGGAGCATGGAGGGCGACTCCCAGCCGATCAAAGTGTTCGACCGACACTCCAGCCTGGCGGGCTGCCAGATCATCAACTATCGCACCGACGCCAAACAGAAGTGGCTGCTGCTCATCGGCATTTCGGCACAG caaAACCGTGTGGTCGGAGCCATGCAGCTGTACTCGGTGGACAGGAAGGTGTCCCAGCCCATCGAGGGCCACGCCGCCGGCTTCGCCCAGTTCAAGATGGAGGGCAACACCGAGGAGTCGACTCTGTTCTGCTTTGCTGTGCGAGGACAGGCGGGAGGAAAA CTGCATATCATTGAAGTGGGAACTCCGCCCACTGGGAACCAGCCATTTCCAAAGAAAGCTGTGGATGTTTTCTTCCCTCCAGAAGCCCAGAATGATTTTCCTGTTGCCATGCAG ATCAGCTCAAAGCAGGACGTCGTCTTTCTCATCACCAAGTACGGCTACATCCACCTGTACGACCTGGAGACCGGCACCTGCATCTACATGAACAGGATCAGCGGGGAGACCATCTTCGTCACCGCCCCCCACGAGCCAACAGCCGGCATCATCGGAGTCAACAGAAAAGGACAG GTGTTGTCGGTGtgcgtggaggaggagaacatcaTTCCCTACATCACCAACGTGCTCCAGAACCCAGACTTGGCTCTGCGCATGGCCGTCCGCAACAACCTGGCCGGCGCAGAGGAGCTGTTCGCCCGCAAGTTCAACACGCTCTTCGCTGCGGGGAATTACTCTGAAGCCGCCAAGGTGGCGGCCAACGCTCCCAAG GGTATCCTGCGGACCCCGGACACCATCCGTCGGTTCCAGAGCGTTCCGGCTCAGCCGGGCCAGACGTCTCCCCTGCTCCAGTACTTTGGCATCCTGCTGGACCAGGGCCAGCTCAACAAGTTTGAGTCTCTGGAGCTGTGCAGGCCCGTCCTGCAGCAGGGCCGCaagcagctgctggagaagtGGCTGAAAGAAGACAAG CTCGAGTGCTCCGAGGAGCTCGGCGACTTGGTGAAGTCCGTCGATCCCACTCTCGCCCTCAGCGTCTACCTCCGAGCCAACGTCCCCAACAAGGTTATCCAGTGCTTCGCGGAGACCGGTCAATTCCAGAAGATTGTCCTCTACGCCAAGAAG gTGGGCTACACTCCAGACTGGATCTTCCTGCTCAGGAACGTGATGCGGATCAGCCCGGAGCAGGGACTCCAGTTCTCTCAGATGCTGGTTCAGGACGAAGAGCCACTCGCTGACAtcacacag ATTGTTGACGTGTTCATGGAGTACAACCTGATCCAGCAGTGCACATCCTTCCTGCTTGACGCCCTGAAGAACAACAGACCCATGGAGGGGCCACTGCAGACACGCCTGCTGGAAATGAACCTGGTCCACGCACCACAG GTTGCAGATGCCATCCTGGGCAACCAGATGTTCACCCACTATGACCGTGCACATGTGGCCCAGCTGTGTGAGAAGGCCGGTCTCCTGCAGAGGGCGCTGGAACACTACACCGACCTGTACGACATCAAGCGCGCTGTGGTGCACACGCACCTGCTCAACCCAGAG tggTTGGTGAACTTCTTTGGCTCCTTGTCGGTGGAGGACTCTCTGGAGTGTCTGAGGGCCATGCTGTCGGCCAACATTCGCCAGAACCTACAGATCTGCGTGCAAGTGGCCTCCAAGTACCACGAGCAGCTCAGCACTCAGTCGCTCACGGAACTCTTTGAGTCGTTCAAAAGTTTTGAGG gttTGTTCTACTTCCTGGGTTCCATTGTGAACTTCAGCCAGGATCCAGAGGTCCACTTCAAATACATCCAGGCCGCCTGCAAGACTGGCCAGATcaaagaggtggagagaatCTGCCGAGAGAGCAACTGTTACGACCCCGAGCGCGTGAAGAACTTCCTCAAG GAAGCCAAGCTGACCGACCAGCTGCCTCTGATCATCGTGTGCGATCGCTTTGACTTTGTCCACGACCTAGTGCTGTACCTGTACCGCAACAGCCTGCAGAAGTACATCGAGATATACGTGCAGAAG GTGAACCCGAGCCGTCTGCCCGTCGTCATTGGAGGGTTGCTGGATGTCGACTGTGCCGAGGACGTGATTAAGAACCTGATCATGGTGGTGAGAGGACAGTTCTCCACGGATGAACTGGTTGCTGAAGTGGAGAAAAGAAATCG actgaagctgctgctgccgtggtTGGAGGCTCGCATTCACGAAGGTTGCGAGGAGCCCGCCACCCACAACGCTCTGGCCAAGATCTACAtcgacagcaacaacaacccgGAGCGCTTCCTGCGGGAGAACCCCTTCTACGACAGCCGCGTGGTGGGGAAGTACTGCGAGAAGAGGGACCCCCACCTGGCCTGCGTGGCCTACGAGCGAGGACAGTGTGACCAGGAGCTGATCCAC GTCTGCAATGAGAACTCGCTGTTCAAGAGTCTGTCCCGCTACCTTGTTCGCCGCAAGGACCCCGAGTTGTGGGCCAGTGTGCTGCTGGAGACCAACAACTACAGGAGACCCCTCATCGACCAG GTCGTCCAGACGGCCTTGTCCGAGACCCAGGATCCAGAGGAGGTGTCCGTCACCGTCAAGGCTTTCATGACCGCCGACCTTCCCAACGAGCTCAtcgagctgctggagaagattGTCCTGGACAACTCTGTCTTCAGCGAGCACAG AAACCTCCAGAACTTGCTCATCCTGACGGCCATTAAAGCCGATCGGACGCGTGTCATGGAGTACATCAACCGCCTGGACAACTACGACGCGCCCGACATCGCCAACATCGCCATCAGCAACGAGTTGTTCGAAGAGGCCTTCGCTATTTTCAGAAAATTTGACGTGAACACCTCAGCCGTGCAG GTCTTGATCGAGCACATCGGGAACCTGGACAGAGCTTACGAGTTCGCCGAGCGCTGCAACGAGCCTCCGGTGTGGAGTCAGCTGGCGAAGGCCCAGCTTCAGAAGGGTCTCGTGAAGGAAGCCATCGACTCCTACATCAAGGCCGACGACCCGTCTGCTTACATGGAAGTGGGACAGGCCGCGGCCCAGAGCG gAAACTGGGAGGACCTGGTGAAGTTTCTGCAGATGGCCCGTAAGAAGGCCCGCGAGTCGTACGTGGAGACGGAGTTGATCTTCGCCCTGGCCAAGACCAACCGCCTAGCCGAGCTGGAGGAGTTCATCAACGGACCCAACAACGCTCACATCCAGCAA GTGGGTGACCGGTGCTATGACGACAAGATGTACGACGCGGCCAAGCTGCTGTACAACAACGTGTCCAACTTCGGCCGCCTTGCCTCCACTCTGGTCCACCTGGGTGAGTACCAGGCCGCTGTGGACGGAGCGCGCAAGGCCAACAGCACCCGCACCTGGAAGGAG GTGTGTTTTGCTTGCGTAGAGGGGAAGGAGTTCCGTCTCGCCCAGATGTGCGGCCTACACATCGTCGTCCACGCCGACGAGCTTGAGGAGCTCATCAACTATTACCAG GACCGCGGCTACTTTGAGGAGCTGATCACCATGCTGGAGGCCGCTCTCGGGCTGGAGCGGGCGCACATGGGCATGTTCACCGAGCTGGCCATCCTCTACTCCAAGTTCAAGCCCCAGAAGATGAGGGAGCATCTGGAGCTCTTCTGGTCCCGCGTCAACATTCCAAAG gttctcaGGGCAGCGGAGCAGGCCCACCTCTGGGGGGAGCTGGTGTTCCTCTACGACAAGTACGAGGAGTATGACAACGCCATCATCACCATGATGAGCCACCCGGCCAATGCCTGGAAGGAGGGCCAGTTCAAAGACATCGTCACcaag gtggCCAACGTGGAGCTCTACTACAAAGCCGTCCAGTTTTATCTGGAGTTCAAACCGTTGTTACTCAACGACCTGCTCATCGTCCTCTCGCCGAGACTCGACCACACACGCGCCGTCAACTTCTTCAGCAAG GTGAAACAGCTGCCTCTCGTGAAACCGTACCTCAGGTCTGTCCAGAATCACAACAACAAGTCGGTGAACGAGGCACTGAACAACCTCTTCATCATCGAGGAAGACTATGCG GCGCTGCGTGCTTCCATTGACGCCTACGACAACTTTGACAACATCTCACTGGCCCAGGGCCTGGAGAAGCACGAGCTGATCGAGTTCCGGAGGATCGCGGCCTACCTCTTCAAGGGCAACAACCGCTGGAAACAGAGCGTGGAGCTCTGCAAGAAGGACAAGCTCTACAAG gACGCCATGCAGTACGCGTCCGAGTCCAAAGACATAGAGCTGGCCGAAGAGCTCCTGGCCTGGTTCCTGATGGAGGACAAGAAGGAGTGTTTTGCCGCCTGCCTGTTCACCTGCTACGACCTGCTGCGGCCCGACGTGGTGCTGGAGACCGCCTGGCGACACAACATCATGGACTTCTCCATGCCGTACTTCATCCAGGTCATGAGGGAGTATCTGTCCAAG GTTGAAGCGATAAAGGAAAAG GTGGACAAACTTGAAGCCTCCGAGTCCctgaggaaacaggaggagcaGGCCACGGAGTCTCAGCCCATTGTTTACG gCACCCCCCAGCTCATGCTAACGTCGGGGACCAACGTGGCCGTGCCCCCCCAGCAGCCCTACGGCTACGGCTACACAGCAGCACCCGGCTACACCCAGCCACCGCAGCCCAACTTCGGTTACGGCATGTGA